One stretch of Chloroflexota bacterium DNA includes these proteins:
- a CDS encoding VOC family protein has translation MRTDRVVETCLYVDDLERACRFYVEILGLSLVMSEKGRHVFLRCGESMVLLFNPHRTAIRDGKVPTHGAHGPVHVAFAMALDEIDSWRTRLRDHGVEIETEIDWPQGGYSLYFRDPAGNSLELTTLETWGLSTMDRYARRLELLSRVDKASLSAKSSEEVGAEALKRIPHLIPCNRAGILAIDVQRRMSKAIALFQRGKVVAGSADWRPLWDWLRIEDLAAGSIQLEEDLRETCSPSLAQKRLLEELVDQDVLSYLTVPLIVQGELVGILNLGSEQPGAFSQEHRIISREIADRLAVAMQNSQLFSEVLASRERLEELSRRLLRVQERERRNLARELHDEVAQTLTALGIILEVMKPHMDEVGLSRMTNAEELVDQLSSQVRELSLNLRPPMLDDLGLLPTLLWYFDRFTAHTGIAVDFRNSGLDRRFRSELELVAYRIVQEALTNVARHSGVKQVTVGICCDEREVILEVSDRGRGFDPELTAARGATGGLSSMQERAALVGGAMEIEARPGVGTTLATTLPVDGWDWQPGYR, from the coding sequence ATGAGAACCGATAGAGTAGTTGAAACATGCCTCTATGTTGACGATCTGGAGCGCGCCTGTCGCTTCTACGTCGAGATTCTTGGGCTTTCTCTGGTGATGAGCGAGAAGGGGCGTCACGTTTTCCTGCGCTGCGGCGAAAGCATGGTATTGCTTTTCAACCCCCATCGAACAGCCATAAGGGATGGAAAGGTACCTACCCACGGTGCCCACGGGCCGGTCCACGTCGCATTTGCCATGGCTCTGGATGAGATTGACTCGTGGCGAACTCGTCTAAGGGATCACGGCGTGGAAATTGAGACTGAAATCGACTGGCCGCAAGGGGGCTATTCCCTCTATTTCCGCGATCCGGCTGGCAATAGTCTGGAATTGACAACGCTTGAGACCTGGGGCCTCAGCACAATGGATCGCTATGCCAGGCGGCTGGAACTTCTCAGTCGGGTGGACAAGGCCAGCCTGTCAGCCAAATCCTCAGAGGAAGTTGGCGCGGAAGCTCTGAAGCGGATTCCCCATCTGATTCCATGCAACCGGGCGGGTATTCTGGCTATAGATGTGCAGCGACGCATGAGTAAAGCGATCGCCCTTTTCCAGCGAGGCAAGGTCGTCGCCGGAAGCGCTGATTGGCGCCCATTGTGGGACTGGTTGCGTATCGAAGATCTTGCTGCTGGCAGTATTCAACTCGAGGAAGACCTGAGAGAAACCTGCTCTCCATCCCTTGCACAGAAACGATTGCTTGAGGAGTTGGTGGACCAGGATGTACTTTCCTATCTGACCGTCCCGCTGATAGTTCAGGGAGAACTGGTCGGGATTCTAAATCTTGGTTCTGAGCAACCTGGCGCTTTCAGTCAGGAGCATCGAATCATCTCCCGGGAGATAGCCGATCGTCTGGCTGTGGCGATGCAGAACTCCCAACTCTTTTCGGAGGTGCTTGCCAGTCGAGAACGGCTGGAGGAGCTCTCCAGGCGCCTTTTGCGGGTGCAGGAGCGTGAGCGTCGCAATCTGGCCAGGGAATTGCATGACGAGGTTGCGCAGACACTGACCGCCCTGGGCATCATCCTCGAGGTGATGAAACCTCACATGGATGAGGTAGGGCTATCGAGGATGACGAATGCTGAGGAACTGGTTGATCAGTTGAGTTCTCAGGTGAGGGAACTCTCGCTCAATCTCCGCCCACCTATGTTGGACGATCTGGGGCTATTGCCAACGCTGCTGTGGTATTTTGATCGTTTCACCGCGCATACAGGAATCGCAGTGGATTTCCGCAACAGTGGATTGGATCGGCGGTTCCGGTCAGAGCTGGAACTGGTTGCCTATCGAATTGTCCAGGAAGCTCTTACGAACGTTGCGCGCCATTCAGGTGTGAAGCAGGTGACGGTGGGCATTTGTTGCGATGAACGCGAGGTGATCCTGGAAGTCAGCGATCGAGGCCGGGGCTTTGATCCGGAGCTAACCGCGGCAAGGGGCGCTACCGGCGGCCTTTCGAGCATGCAGGAACGGGCTGCCCTGGTGGGAGGCGCCATGGAAATCGAGGCAAGGCCCGGGGTTGGAACTACCCTGGCGACTACTCTGCCAGTTGATGGCTGGGACTGGCAGCCCGGGTACCGTTGA
- a CDS encoding threonine synthase — MPDQTRQGRAHFRCYQCARPFSLGTIRWRCPCGGYFDVAMDAQFPWVNMQERRPGLWRYREALPFARDLQPVTLGETVTPLVPVADKPCQISFKLDYFSPTGSFKDRGATVLISQARELNVSSVVEDSSGNAGAAIAAYAAAAGIAATIFVPESASQSKLAQINLYGASVISVPGSRAATTRAAVAAAENDFYASHVWNPFFLEGTKTVAFELWEQLNQTVPDWVITPVGHGTMLLGLHKGFQFLRAAGITSSVPQLIAVQAAACAPLWQAWNSPGAGGLPEITPTPTGAEGIAISRPTRWQQCLSAIKTTGGELEIVTEAEIEDALLAWARRGFLMEPTSATAPAALEKWIARGMLKPHQRGVVIITGSGIRAAASLNPEAS, encoded by the coding sequence ATGCCAGACCAGACTCGCCAGGGCCGCGCCCACTTTCGCTGCTACCAGTGTGCAAGGCCCTTCTCACTGGGCACAATAAGGTGGCGCTGCCCCTGCGGTGGCTACTTCGACGTTGCAATGGATGCCCAGTTTCCCTGGGTGAATATGCAAGAGCGCCGACCCGGCCTATGGCGCTACCGCGAGGCCCTTCCCTTCGCCAGGGATTTGCAACCAGTCACCCTGGGCGAGACAGTCACACCACTGGTTCCCGTTGCCGACAAACCCTGCCAAATCAGTTTCAAACTCGACTATTTCTCTCCCACCGGGTCCTTCAAGGATCGAGGTGCCACGGTGCTCATTAGCCAGGCCCGCGAATTGAACGTATCCTCTGTAGTAGAAGATTCGTCTGGAAATGCAGGAGCGGCAATCGCTGCCTACGCGGCGGCTGCAGGCATCGCGGCCACCATATTTGTGCCAGAATCCGCGTCACAATCCAAGCTGGCGCAGATCAACCTCTATGGCGCCAGTGTTATTTCGGTTCCCGGTTCACGTGCTGCGACAACCCGGGCAGCCGTGGCAGCAGCCGAGAACGATTTCTACGCAAGTCATGTCTGGAACCCCTTCTTTCTGGAAGGGACCAAGACGGTCGCGTTCGAACTGTGGGAACAATTGAACCAGACCGTACCTGATTGGGTGATCACACCGGTAGGACATGGCACCATGCTGCTGGGATTGCACAAGGGTTTTCAGTTCCTCCGGGCTGCGGGCATCACATCCAGCGTTCCGCAGCTTATCGCTGTGCAGGCTGCAGCGTGTGCTCCTCTCTGGCAGGCCTGGAACTCTCCGGGCGCTGGTGGCCTGCCTGAAATCACCCCGACGCCCACGGGCGCCGAAGGAATTGCAATTTCGCGTCCGACTCGATGGCAGCAATGCCTCTCAGCGATCAAAACAACAGGAGGTGAACTCGAAATTGTAACTGAAGCCGAAATCGAAGATGCCCTTCTCGCCTGGGCGCGGCGCGGATTTCTGATGGAACCCACCTCGGCCACTGCGCCGGCCGCTCTGGAAAAATGGATAGCGCGTGGCATGTTGAAGCCCCATCAACGAGGAGTTGTCATCATCACGGGGTCGGGTATCAGGGCGGCAGCAAGCCTGAATCCCGAGGCAAGTTAA